Proteins encoded within one genomic window of Desulfovibrio sp. X2:
- the coaE gene encoding dephospho-CoA kinase (Dephospho-CoA kinase (CoaE) performs the final step in coenzyme A biosynthesis.), with protein sequence MIQTSGDDRAIENLYSGRAPASAAGKRLDAVLARCVAGLGVSRARVQEFVRQGLALVDGRVEDKPGRKLAGGEMLELSGRVRAPALQAGREGVRVLYRDEALAVVDKPAGLTTHPAPGIDEETLVHRLLRDFPEIAAQHEERPGIVHRLDKDTSGLILAALSDRARLKLSEAFAERATGKVYLALVYGVPAPAKGRIDAPVGRDPGSRTRMAVVAKGGRHALSDYAVAWTAPNGRFSLVAVRIHTGRTHQIRVHMAHIGHPLLGDAVYGPRQWAEMRREEPGLARLAARQMLHAFALAFPHPDDGRPMCFRSPPPADFRRLPLHLSRFVQRVAVVGLPGAGKSAFCRLLGQGGAAVFSADRAVALEYEPGADGWHLLRGRFGERFVPGADEPVDRRALFQAMRESPQVRREVEEIVHPLVRHRLHAFYAQHAGARLAVAEVPLFQEKGWREEADAVVCVRAASEVRLARVTARGLSPELAAWLDSWQWPDERKAAAADVVVVNDGSLADLSAEAARALCELRALRRARMRTLGERIAALWRGEGVPFLSDLAAEFACEYMTGPEDAGDPPDQGKGPGA encoded by the coding sequence ATGATCCAGACGAGCGGCGACGACCGCGCCATCGAGAATCTCTATTCCGGGCGGGCTCCGGCCTCGGCGGCCGGAAAACGGCTGGACGCCGTGCTGGCCCGGTGCGTGGCCGGACTCGGCGTGTCGCGCGCCCGGGTGCAGGAGTTCGTGCGCCAGGGGCTGGCCCTGGTGGACGGCCGCGTGGAAGACAAGCCGGGCCGCAAGCTGGCCGGGGGCGAGATGCTCGAGCTTTCCGGCCGCGTGCGCGCTCCTGCGCTGCAGGCCGGACGCGAGGGCGTGCGCGTGCTCTACCGCGACGAGGCCCTGGCCGTGGTGGACAAGCCCGCAGGGCTGACCACGCATCCCGCGCCCGGCATCGACGAGGAGACCCTGGTCCACCGCCTGCTGCGCGATTTCCCGGAGATCGCCGCGCAGCACGAGGAGCGGCCGGGGATCGTGCACCGTCTGGACAAGGACACCTCCGGCCTCATCCTGGCCGCGCTCTCGGACCGCGCGCGGCTGAAGCTGTCCGAGGCCTTTGCCGAGCGCGCCACGGGCAAGGTCTATCTGGCCCTGGTGTACGGCGTGCCCGCGCCCGCCAAGGGCCGCATCGACGCGCCCGTGGGCCGCGACCCGGGCAGCCGCACGCGCATGGCCGTGGTCGCCAAGGGCGGCCGCCACGCGCTCTCGGACTATGCCGTGGCCTGGACGGCGCCGAACGGCCGCTTCTCCCTCGTGGCCGTGCGCATCCACACCGGCCGCACCCACCAGATCAGGGTGCACATGGCGCACATCGGCCATCCGCTGCTCGGCGACGCGGTCTACGGGCCGCGCCAGTGGGCCGAGATGCGCCGCGAGGAGCCGGGCCTGGCCAGGCTGGCCGCGCGCCAGATGCTGCACGCCTTCGCCCTGGCCTTTCCCCACCCGGACGACGGCCGTCCCATGTGCTTCCGTTCGCCGCCGCCCGCGGATTTCAGGCGCCTGCCGCTGCATCTTTCCCGCTTTGTGCAGCGCGTGGCCGTGGTCGGCCTGCCCGGGGCGGGCAAGTCCGCCTTCTGCCGCCTGCTCGGCCAGGGCGGGGCAGCGGTCTTCTCGGCGGACCGCGCCGTGGCCCTCGAGTACGAGCCCGGCGCGGACGGCTGGCATCTCCTGCGCGGCCGCTTCGGGGAGCGCTTCGTGCCCGGCGCTGACGAGCCCGTGGACCGCCGGGCCCTGTTTCAGGCCATGCGCGAATCGCCCCAGGTGCGCCGAGAGGTGGAGGAGATCGTCCACCCCCTGGTGCGCCACCGGCTGCACGCCTTCTATGCGCAGCACGCGGGCGCTCGCCTGGCCGTGGCCGAGGTGCCGCTCTTCCAGGAGAAGGGCTGGCGCGAGGAGGCCGACGCCGTGGTCTGCGTGCGCGCCGCGTCCGAGGTGCGGCTGGCCCGGGTGACGGCGCGGGGCCTCTCGCCGGAACTGGCCGCCTGGCTGGACAGCTGGCAGTGGCCCGACGAGCGCAAGGCCGCCGCGGCCGACGTGGTCGTGGTCAACGACGGCAGCCTCGCGGACCTATCGGCCGAGGCCGCGCGCGCCCTTTGCGAGCTTCGTGCCCTGCGTCGGGCGCGCATGCGTACCCTCGGGGAGCGCATCGCCGCCCTGTGGCGCGGCGAGGGCGTGCCTTTCCTCTCCGATCTCGCGGCCGAGTTCGCCTGCGAGTACATGACCGGTCCCGAAGACGCGGGCGATCCCCCGGACCAGGGCAAGGGGCCGGGCGCGTGA